The genomic stretch tgtgtgtgtgatctgaggctgtgtgtgtgatctgggtctgtgtgtctgatctgaggctgtgtgtctgatctgggtctgtgtgtctgatctgggactgtgtgtctgatctgggtctgtgtgtgtgatctgggtctgtgtgtctgatctgggtctgtgtgtctgatctgaggctgtgtgtctgatctcaggctgtgtgtgatctgaggctgtgtgtctgatctgaggctgtgtgtctgatctgggtctgtgtgtgtgatctgaggctgtgtgtctgatctgaggctgtgtgtctgatctgggtctgtgtgtctgatctgaggctgtgtgtgtgatctgaggctgtgtgtctgatctgggtctgtgtgtctgatctgaggctgtgtgtgtgatctgaggctgtgtgtctgatctgaggctgtgtgtgtgatctgaggctgtgtgtgtgatctgaggctgtgtgtctgatctgaggctgtgtgtgtgatctgaggctgtgtgtgtgatcctaggctgtgtgtctgatctgaggctatGTGTGTGATCTTAGgttgtgtgtctgatctgaggctgtgtgtctgatctgagggtgtgtgtctgatctgaggctgtgtgtgtgatctgaggctgtgtgtctgatctgaggctgtgtgtctgatctgggtctgtgtgtgtgatctgaggctgtgtatctgatctgggtctgtgtgtctgatctgaggctgtgtgtgtgatctgaggctgtgtgtgtgatctgaggctgtgtgtctgatctgaggctatGTGTGTGATCTTAGgttgtgtgtctgatctgaggctgtgtgtgtgatctgaggctgtgtgtgtgatctgaggctgtgtgtctgatctgaggctgtgtgtgtgatctgaggctgtgtgtgtgatctgaggctgtgtgtgtgatctgaggctgtgtgtctgatctgaggctgtgtgtgtgatctgaggctgtgtgtctgatctgaggctatGTGTGTGATCTTAGgttgtgtgtctgatctgaggctgtgtgtgtgatctgaggctgtgtgtgtgatctgaggctgtgtgtctgatctgaggctgtgtgtctgatctgggtctgtgtgtgtgatctgaggctgtgtgtgtgatctgagtctgtgtgtctgatctgaggctgtgtgtgtgatctgaggctgtgtgtgtgatctgaggctgtgtgtctgatctgaggctgtgtgtctgatctgggtctgtgtgtgtgatctgaggctgtgtgtgtgatctgaggctgtgtgtgtgatctgagtctgtgtgtctgatcttaggctgtgtgtgtgatctgaggctgtgtgtgtgatctgaggctgtgtgtctgatatGAGGCTATGTGTGTGATCTTAGgttgtgtgtctgatctgaggctgtgtgtctgatctgggtctgcgtgtctgatctgaggctgtgtgtgtgatctgaggctgtgtgtctgatctgggtctgtgtgtctgatctgaggctgtgtatttgatctgggtctgtgtgtctgatctgaggctgtgtgtgtgatctgaggctgtgtgtgtgatctgggtctgtgtgtctgttctgaggctgtgtgtgtgatctgaggctgtgtgtctgatctgggtctgtgtgtctgatctgggtctgtgtgtctgatctgaggctgtgtatTTGatctgagtctgtgtgtctgatctgaggctgtgtgcgtgatctgaggctgtgtgtctgatctgggtctgtgtgtgtgatctgaggctgtgtgcgtgatctgaggctgtgtgtctgatctgggtctgtgtgcgtgatctgaggctgtgtgtctgatctgggtctgtgtgcgtgatctgaggctgtgtgtctgatctgggtctgtgtgtgtgatctgaggctgtgtgtctgatctgaggctgtgtgcatgatctgaggctgtgtgtctgatctgggtctgtgtgtgtgatctgaggctgtgtgtctgatctgggtctgtgtgtctgatctgggtctgtgtgtctgatctgaggctgtgtatttgatctgggtctgtgtttCTGATCTGAGGGTGTGTgcgtgatctgaggctgtgtgtgtgatctgggtctgtgtgtgtgatctgaggctgtgtgtctgatctgggtctgtgtgtctattctgaggctgtgtgtctgatctgggtctgtgtgtctattctgaggctgtgtgtctgatctgaggctgtgtgtctgatctgaggctgtgtgtgtgatctgaggctgtgtgtctgatctgaggctatGTGTGTGATCTTAGgttgtgtgtctgatctgaggctgtgtgtgtgatctgaggctgtgtgtctgatctgaggctgtgtgtgtgatctgaggctgtgtgtctgatctgaggctgtgtgtctgatctgggtctgtgtgtgtgatctgaggctgtgtgtctgatctgaggctgtgtatttgatctgggtctgtgtttCTGATCTGAGGGTGTGTgcgtgatctgaggctgtgtgtgtgatctgggtctgtgtgtgtgatctgaggctgtgtgtctgatctgggtctgtgtgtctattctgaggctgtgtgtctgatctgggtctgtgtgtctattctgaggctgtgtgtctgatctgaggctgtgtgtgtgatctgaggctgtgtgtctgatctgaggctatGTGTGTGATCTTAGgttgtgtgtctgatctgaggctgtgtgtgtgatctgaggctgtgtgtctgatctgaggctgtgtgtgtgatctgaggctgtgtgtctgatctgaggctgtgtgtctgatctgggtctgtgtgtgtgatctgaggctgtgtgtgtgatctgaggctgtgtgtctgatctgggtctgtgtgtctgatcttaggctgtgtgtgtgatctgaggctgtgtgtgtgatctgaggctgtgtgtctgatatGAGGCTATGTGTGTGATCTTAGgttgtgtgtctgatctgaggctgtgtgtgtgatctgaggctgtgtgtctgatctgaggctgtgtgtgtgatctgggtctgtgtgtctgatctgaggctgtgtgtgtgatctgaggctgtgtgtgtgatctgaggctgtgtgtctgatctgaggctgtgtgtctgatctgaggctgtgtgtgtgatctgaggctgtgtgtctgatctgaggctgtgtgtgtgatctgaggctgtgtgtctgatctgaggctgtgtgtctgatctgggtctgtgtgtctgatctgaggctgtgtgtgtgatctgaggctgtgtgtctgatctgggtctgtgtgtctgatctgaggctgtgtatttgatctgggtctgtgtgtctgatctgaggctgtgtgtgtgatctgaggctgtgtgtgtgatctgggtctgtgtgtctgttctgaggctgtgtgtgtgatctgaggctgtgtgtctgatctgggtctgtgtgtctgatctgggtctgtgtgtctgatctgaggctgtgtatTTGatctgagtctgtgtgtctgatctgaggctgtgtgcgtgatctgaggctgtgtgtctgatctgggtctgtgtgtgtgatctgaggctgtgtgcgtgatctgaggctgtgtgtctgatctgggtctgtgtgcgtgatctgaggctgtgtgtctgatctgggtctgtgtgcgtgatctgaggctgtgtgtctgatctgggtctgtgtgtgtgatctgaggctgtgtgtctgatctgaggctgtgtgcatgatctgaggctgtgtgtctgatctgggtctgtgtgtgtgatctgaggctgtgtgtctgatctgggtctgtgtgtctgatctgggtctgtgtgtctgatctgaggctgtgtatttgatctgggtctgtgtttCTGATCTGAGGGTGTGTgcgtgatctgaggctgtgtgtgtgatctgggtctgtgtgtgtgatctgaggctgtgtgtctgatctgggtctgtgtgtctattctgaggctgtgtgtctgatctgggtctgtgtgtctattctgaggctgtgtgtctgatctgggtctgtgtgtctgatctgaggctgtacCAATCTGACTGGAGTCGCTTTGCACCCATCATCTGTTTTGGATCTGAtttgcagaaatcagatttcatgtacaaccccaattccagtgaagttgggacgttgtgtaaaacataaataaaaacagaatacgatgatctgcaaatccttttctacctgtattcaattgaacacactacaaagacgagatatttaatgttcaaacggataaactttattgttttttgcaaatattcacgcATTTTGAATTCGATGCCTGCAACaggttccagagaagttgggacaggggcgtgtttcccactgtgttacatcacctttcctttaacactcaataagcgtttgggaactgaggacactgattgttgaagctttgtaggtggaattctttcccatttctgcttgatgtccagcttcagctgctcagcagtccggggggctccgctgtcgtattttgagcttcataatgcgccacacattttcaatgggagacggtctggactgcaggcaggccagtctagtacccgcactcttttactacgaagccacgctgttgtaacacgtgcagaatgtggctcggcatcgtcttgctgaaataagcaggacgtccctgaaaaagacgctgcatGGAttgcagcagatgttgctccaaaacctgcatggacctttcagcattaatggggccttcacagatgtgcaggttacccctgccatgggcactaacacccccccacaccatcagagatgctggcttttgaactttgtgctgaaaacaatccggacagtccttttcctctttggcccggaggacacgacgtccatgatttccagaaacagtgtgaaatgtggactcgtcagaccacaggacacttttccactctgcgtcagtccatctcagatgagctcggcccagagaaggcggtggcgtttctgggtggtgttgatatgtggcttcgctttgcatggcagagttttaacctgcacttgtagacggagcgacgaactgagttcactgacagtggttttccgaagtgttcctgagcccatgtgggaatatccgttacagaatgatgtgggtttttaatgcagagccgcctgaggggtcgaaggtcacgggcattcagtgttggttttctgcctcgccgcttacctgcagagatttctccagattctctgaatcttctgatgatattatggactgtagatgatgaaatccctaaattcctgcagctgcacgttgagaaacgttgttcttaaactgttggactatttgctcacgcagttgttcactaagtggtgaacctcgcccgtccctgcttgtgaacgactgagcctttcagggacgctccctttatacccaatcatgacactcacctgtttccaattaacctgttcacctgtggaatgttccaaacaggtgttttttgagcattcccaacttctttggaatgtgttgcaggcatcaagttcaaaaaataataaagtttatccgtttgaacattaaatatcttgtcttgtagtgtattcaattgaatataggttgaaaaggatttgctaatcatcatgttctgtttttatttaagttttacaTAACGGTTCAACTTCGATAGAATTGTATTTCTTTTCCATCCAGGCCATCATAAATCAATGACGATTCAATCTGGATAtgacaaaaatctgatttgggctGGCTGTCTGAACACAGTCGAagagcagtgtttctcaaaCCTGGTCCTGGTGTTGCACTGTTGAACAGACTTGAGCCAGTCAACCTTTGCTTTGTTCCACTTTATTTTCCCAGGTTCAGTGTTGAAGTTGTTTTTACACGAAGCCatctacaatttttttttactcagaACTCTCTggtctcttctctccctctctctgactctccaTCACACTGACTGACTCAAGCTCTTAACTCCTCCCCCTTATCAACGCTCCAGCAACCTCTGACCCCTTTGTAAACAATattattaacaaaataatataaatgctataaaaatatatgaaacaacaaaatattcTAAAAATGGTGTACATTCCCTTCTAACAACTTAAATATGCCTTGcgtaaataaaataacaaaaaatatacacaagtACTGTATTTATTAACTGGAACTCCTTCCTGATATTCTTTTAGGCTGCAACACTGGCGGCCCACCACCTTTTCCCTGCTTCCATCACGCCTGACCCACCTAATCAGCTGATTATCAGTTCAATAGTATGTTAAagtgtctgttttaaagcaggaGAAGCACTAAAACGTGCGGGTGGTGGGCCTCCAGTTCCAGGTTATGTGAGCATAATCTGTGATATTCATtcaaaaggagaagaaaagcagaattttataagttttttattttcctttgcatTAAAAGAcgtgttgttattttcagatgGATTTGAAAGCAGAGCATGTTTGAAAGCAGAGCTGGACGTGACCTCCCGTATCTCAGAACTGAAGTGGATCGTTCAGCTTCATTCCAATTTGGGTAGATTGCAGTACTGCTTTATTCCAAAGTGCAGCGGGGTTCTTCATCAGCTTCACATGATAGTAAGTGTCTCCACCAACATGAACCTGAGAAACAGATTTAAAGACAGTAAACAAAGCCGCCATGTGTGACTGTCCTTGTAGAACAGGGTGATCAGATGTCTTGTTttggccagcagagggcgctgcTGCGGCTATCTACTGACCACTTCTAGCACTCACTCGCCTAGTTTTAGAGAACACTGCTGTGTAAAACTCCACCAGAAGCtcacaagtgtccagtgagtCCACAGCATCACCACAAACGTCTTTTCAGGACCCACCCCCCACTGCACTTTTTAATCAGAGATAAAGATATTGGATGTTTGGATGAACTGACCGTCAATCACGGAAACCTAAGTTCAGGAATCTGGTCACCTTGATGTAGAAGCTGTGAAATGTGACGGCTTTGCTGTTTTGGTGTATTTCAGTTTTACAAATTCATTTGACTCTATTTAGCATCCCAACGAGCAGGCATCCCAAATCAATCAATCTGAAAACAGAAATCTAATCAAGTCTGTTCGTCCATAACTACTGAGAACTGTTCTCTAGATTTTCTGGCTTGTGAAGGTGAAGAATAAAACATCACCTTAACAAGGTAgacggtttgatccccaggttTAGTGATGTACGTTTTTGCGATGAAGACATCATGTGTCTTCCCAGTGCGTGAGTCCACTCTCGGCTTCACCTTTaacgaaaaaaaaacagcacacaggTCAGAAACACACAACAACCCTCACCAGAGGGCAACACTCAGGGCTTTAGGCCCTCAGATCATTTCCACATGTCTGTAATTTGTAGTTAATAGAATCGTGATTGTATTTGAACTCTGCAGATATTACAGCTCTGCTCTTCtttcactgagtgtgtttacataccACCAATAATCCAGTCATAATGAAGGCATAGGGAGGAGAGCAGGCTCCTctgaaatcagtttttccacagtttttatgtgttttgacACCAGCAATGTTACTTCCTCCGAGTAGATATACTCAGTATTAACCACATTCACCtacagcctgataatccattaataatccgactaacagctcaatcggaatagaatacgtccatgtagaCACACCAATCGGAACAGTCTAGTCCAATTGACGCCATTCAGAATACTTTCTTCCGACTGAAGGAGGTGAggaatcctgtaaataatctattaaatagaagaataatatccgtgtaaacgcttgtatccgattacattccctatcggaatgTTTAAGTTCTGCATGTGCGTTGCATCATAAAAGtatgaaaagtatgttagggtggtgcaggacatgtatgaggatagtgagacagtggtgaggtgtgcagttggagtgacaaatggtttcaaggtgaaggtggggttacatcagggatcagctttgagccccttcttgtttgcaatggtgatggacaggttgacagatgaggtcaggcaggaggctccatggaccatgatgtttgcagatgacattgtaatctgtggtgagagtagagagcaggtggaggagaatctggagaggtggaggtttgcactggagaggagaggaatgaaggtcagtagagacaagatggaatacatgtgtgtgaatgagaaagaggcaggtggaaaggtgaagatgcaaggagtcaaggtcgtaaaggtggatgacttcaaatatcttgggtcaaccatccagagcaatggacagtgcagaaaagagatgaagaagagggtgcaggcaggatggagtgggtggagacgggtgtcaggactgatgtgtgacagaaggatagcagcaagagtgaaagggaaggtctacaagacagtagtgcgtcctgctatgatggacagtttggagactgtggctctgtctaaaagacaggaggctgagctggaggtggtggagatgaagatgctgagattttcgctgggagtgacgaggatggacaagattagaaacgaGCAGGTTCGAGGGACGGTGAagctggagcagtttggagataaagccagagaggccaggtagagatggtttggacatgtgttgaggaggaatagtggagatattggtcaaagaatggagatggagctgccgggtagaaggagaagaggtagacctcagagaaggtttatggatgtagtgaaggtggacatggagatggttggtgtaaaagtagaggaggcagtggatagggcgagatggaggcagatgatccactgtggcgacccctaaagggagcagccgaaagaagaagatgtgCGTTACATCATAGTGAAAGCTTAGAATGATCAGtgtggtggagcagaaactggtcagcagaggagacgaagtttatgctccaAACTTTAAAGGACTTCACAATAGCCAGCAGGATGGATGACTTGCAATAACAAGCAGCTCAGACGAGCgtatgaacaaatgaatgacaGCAACTTCACACGAACTATAGAGCAAGTTAACCACTTAAATAACCAGGTGTGCCAGCAGacccaaagctttattacacacttctataaactaagaatagctcagctagtttaCACTAAAGtcgctgtagttactgagtaatgagccttagtgtgtaaaaagcctgagattttaaggggtcaaaAGCAGAAAACTCAGGTAATGCACTGCTGCTCAACTCCCTCGATACACATGCAGCAGTTTAAATGTGAGTGTCTGAATGAATTCAGTCAGATTGCATGTAGACACAGACTCTGTCTGAGATGAGACTGATCAGAGTGGCATCGTCTGCAAACTTCATAAGTTTAACAGAGTCAATGCTAGCAGTGCAGTCATTGGTGTGCAGAGAGTAGAGCAGGAGCACCGGTGCCGAGGCAGAGAGGGTCCGAAATGCAGATGCACTGTTTCCTGTTGGACAACAAGTTGTGGATGCAGTAGCAGAAAGACGGCGGACACTGAGCTGCCACAGTTTATCTGCAGTAAGGATAATGTACCTTATCATCTAACGTCCCCACAAAGAGCTAAatacccacacacatacatgcctGAGAGAACATAAAGGAGGGAAACGTTACCTCGTCACAGTAAGTCTGGATGTTCTGGTTGGCGGTATACGGCTTGACAGACATTGTGGTCAATCCTCAATTACTGTGTACCCGGACCTACAGCTACCAGCACATCAACTACAACCTCCACACAGCtagctccaccttaaatatccATCTGTCGCCAGGGCGTTACACTCACACGCAAATGGGAAAGAAGATATTAAAATCCCATTAAAATGAGCTGATAAGCTGCTATAAACAAGGCTGTACATTAGGGATGTGCATTCAGGCTGATTTTGTTGTCCGAGTGTCTGTAAACGCTcatgaccagctaaaccagttTAATATACTCATCTTTAAAGAAACTGGTGTTCTATGAAACTGTTCTAGACATTTCACgaccatcaatctggagaattCCCTGTACGCAAGGAAAAAGGCCGATGGTCAGTGTTGGATGCTTGTggtctttgggccctcaggcagcactgcattaaaaacaggcctgattctgtactggaaatcaatGCATGAGCTCAGGagcacttccagaaatcactatctgtgaaaacagttcacgGGGAAATCCtgaaatgcaagttaaagctgcatCATACAAAGAAAAAGTCAATATGatacagaaacactgccaccttctctgggccgaagctcatttaaaatggactgaggcaaagtggaaaactgttctgtggtcaaaTGAAccaaattttaaattcttttcgGAAAACACGGATGCCGTGATGGTTCTGATGGTTCGGGGCTGCATTAGTGCCCATGGTGTGGGCAGCTCACACATCTAGAAAGGCATcatcaatgctgaacagtatatacaggttttggtaAGATAAGATCAGAAAAGATCAGATAAGAtcagataatcctttattagcaCAACAAGggggaaattctcagtgctACAACAACAAAGGGACAAgagcaaaaaagagaagaagtaacaagaagagaattcataagcaagtaattaactttaAGTACTTAACAGGGTTTTTTGCAGTTTGTTACTAGACAATGTATATAAGtactaaacataaaaaagatagaaaatataaactctatccttcacaaaGAAGGATAAcaataaagaattataaataaataaagagctgATATTTACATTGTAGAGATATGAGGAGCAGGTTTATATCACACATGCGACGGTGAGGAGTTACAGTATAAACCATTATAAACAGAAAGCTCAGAGTTCACACTGTAGAGATATTTAACACTGCACCGCACACGGACTGCTGATTATACCGCACACAGGAAGAGGTGAGAAGATCCAGCatgttctgtaggtgtgtgaggtcCAGTGGGGGGTTGAGGagggtctactgggagcagtgttGGTTGGACAGTCTAACAGAAACGACCTGCGATGGCCTCCTTAACACTCTTGGGGTGAAGCAGCCGGTCACTGAATGAGCTGCTCAGTGCTGCTAGAGTCTCAG from Pygocentrus nattereri isolate fPygNat1 chromosome 23, fPygNat1.pri, whole genome shotgun sequence encodes the following:
- the LOC119262205 gene encoding cystatin-B-like, which gives rise to MSVKPYTANQNIQTYCDEVKPRVDSRTGKTHDVFIAKTYITKPGDQTVYLVKVHVGGDTYYHVKLMKNPAALWNKAVLQSTQIGMKLNDPLQF